One window from the genome of Hippocampus zosterae strain Florida chromosome 7, ASM2543408v3, whole genome shotgun sequence encodes:
- the LOC127604995 gene encoding sodium bicarbonate cotransporter 3-like isoform X3: MDESSEQTRPFLRTGLDEEAIVDHGKSSFTIQTNYEKDELESHRAVYVGVHVPFGRENKRRHRHRGHRHHRKRRDKDSDDGKEDDRDSSPYDTPSQRVQFILGTEDDDLEHVPHDLFTELDELSFRDGRATEWRETARWLKFEEDVEDGGERWSKPYVATLSLHSLFELRSCILNGTVMLDMRANSIEEIADMVIDSMVASGQLKEDLRAKVREAMLKKHHHQNERKLSNRIPLVRSIADIGKKHSDPLLLERNGEGLSSSRLSLHKPGAASSASNLPPRQESRVSILLNHLLPSSSSNTGRPPGPSPLATPQSTPASFRRGSPSPPRNHGAGFGPYSIPEVVVSPPKDDEPLKSPEDDSAVPEFSRQSSCASQGSEQLPLEGPLVHLNSVPNYLDSEKAVERRPSKVGVDMNFMKKIPPGAEASNVLVGEVDFLEKPIIAFVRLSPAVLITGLTEVPVPTRFLFLLLGPHGKGPQYHEIGRSMATLMTDEIFHDVAYKAKDRTDLLSGIDEFLDQVTVLPPGEWDPTIRIEPPKNVPSQLKRKRPSHPNGTASPAGELEMGDDHQVGPELQRTGRICGGLILDIKRKAPFYWSDIRDSFSLQCLASILFLYCACMSPVITFGGLLGEATKGNISAIESLFGASLTGVAYSLFAGQPLTILGSTGPVLVFEKILFKFCADYGLSYLSLRTSIGLWTAFLCLVLVATDASSLVCYITRFTEEAFAALICIIFIYEALEKLFHLGEHYPVNSHNVLDNLTSYSCQCSEPANASAQLLLKWNQTGYSADSIPWSSFNVSMCKMLNGEFVGTACGNHGPYIPDVLFWSIILFFTTFFLSSFLKQFKTERYFPTKVRSTISDFAVFITIMIMVLVDYLMGIPSPKLNVPDRFEVGGFIIFLYVYIIDANDLLPSRSLPLFQAVQTKSGTLLPSFPAQPTSKNRGWLMDPLGENPWWTLLVAALPALLCTILIFMDQQITAVIINRKEHKLKKGCGYHLDLLVVSFMLGVCSIMGLPWFVAATVLSISHVNSLKVESGCSAPGEQPKFLGIREQRVTGFMIFVLMGCSVFMTSALKFIPMPVLYGVFLYMGVSSLKGIQFFDRIKLFGMPAKHQPDLIYLRYVPLWKVHIFTLVQLTCLVLLWVIKASAAAVVFPMMVLALVFIRKLLDFFFSNRELSWLDDLMPESKKKKEDDKKKKARAKLEAESRLQDEELGLPVSYESSNLLNIPEKTLSGSSELDAMVVNTADEMAQNAAWRAVNLSSDSQSQHSGSREKAACVRVDISPETPGESSNAETFL, encoded by the exons ggtCTAGATGAGGAGGCAATCGTTGACCACGGAAAGAGCAGCTTCACTATTCAGACAAACTACGAAAAGGACGAATTAGAAA gccACCGAGCTGTGTACGTGGGCGTTCACGTTCCCTTTGGAAGAGAAAACAAGCGGAGGCATCGTCACCGAGGACACAGGCACCACAGAAAGAGAAGGGATAAAGATTCGGATGACGGAAAGGAGGATGACAGGGACTCGTCCCCCTACG ACACTCCATCCCAGCGGGTCCAATTCATTCTGGGCACAGAGGACGATGACTTGGAGCATGTTCCCCACGACCTCTTCACCGAGTTGGATGAGCTCTCCTTCCGAGATGGCAGAGCCACTGAATGGAGGGAAACTGCCAG GTGGCTGAAGTTTGAAGAGGATGTGGAAGATGGCGGGGAAAGGTGGAGCAAGCCGTACGTGGCTACGTTGTCACTGCACAGTTTATTTGAACTGCGGAGCTGCATCCTCAATGGCACTGTCATGCTGGATATGAGGGCCAACAGTATAGAGGAAATTGCAG ACATGGTGATCGACAGCATGGTGGCGTCGGGCCAGCTCAAGGAGGACCTGCGGGCGAAGGTGCGTGAGGCCATGCTGAAGAAGCACCACCATCAGAACGAGCGAAAGCTCAGTAACCGCATCCCTTTGGTGCGCTCCATTGCTGACATAGGCAAGAAACATTCTGACCCTCTCTTGCTTGAAAGAAACG GAGAGGGCCTTTCCTCTTCACGTCTCTCCCTCCACAAGCCAGGAGCGGCCTCTTCTGCCTCCAACCTGCCGCCGAGACAAGAATCCCGCGTTTCCATCCTACTCAACCACCTCCTCccatcctcttcctccaacaCGGGGCGCCCCCCAGGTCCTTCTCCCCTCGCCACCCCTCAGAGCACCCCCGCGTCCTTTCGGCGTGGCTCCCCGAGCCCCCCGCGCAACCACGGCGCCGGCTTTGGCCCTTATAGCATCCCAGAAGTGGTGGTGTCTCCGCCCAAGGATGACGAGCCGCTTAAGTCGCCAGAGGACGACTCGGCCGTCCCCGAGTTCAGCCGGCAATCCTCCTGTGCATCCCAGGGATCCGAGCAGCTGCCCTTAGAAG GACCACTCGTTCATCTGAACTCCGTCCCGAATTACCTGGACAGTGAAAAGGCAGTGGAGAGGCGGCCTTCCAAAGTAGGG GTGGATATGAATTTCATGAAGAAGATTCCCCCGGGCGCCGAAGCTTCCAATGTGTTGGTGGGAGAAGTGGATTTCTTGGAGAAACCCATCATCGCCTTTGTTCGACTCTCCCCTGCGGTTCTGATCACTGGCCTCACTGAGGTTCCCGTTCCCACAAG GTTCCTGTTCCTGCTTTTGGGTCCTCACGGGAAGGGTCCTCAATACCATGAGATTGGCAGATCGATGGCCACTCTGATGACAGATGAG ATTTTCCATGACGTGGCATACAAGGCCAAAGATCGAACGGATCTCCTATCTGGGATCGATGAGTTCCTTGATCAGGTGACGGTCCTCCCTCCTGGAGAGTGGGACCCCACGATCCGGATTGAGCCCCCTAAAAACGTCCCGTCCCAG CTAAAGAGGAAGAGGCCATCGCATCCAAATGGCACGGCATCCCCAGCGGGAGAACTGGAAATGGGAGACGACCACCAAGTGGGACCAGAGCTGCAGAGGACCGGAAG GATATGCGGCGGTCTGATCCTGGACATCAAGCGGAAGGCCCCCTTTTACTGGAGCGACATCAGAGACTCCTTTAGCTTGCAGTGTCTAGCCTCCATTCTCTTCCTTTATTGTGCCTGCATGTCTCCCGTCATTACGTTCGGAGGTCTGCTTGGGGAGGCCACCAAAGGCAACATC AGTGCCATAGAGTCTCTTTTTGGGGCGTCATTGACTGGAGTTGCGTATTCCCTCTTTGCCGGTCAACCTCTAACTATCCTTGGCAGCACAGGACCTGTTTTAGTGTTTGAGAAGATCCTCTTTAAGTTCTGCGC CGACTACGGACTGTCCTACCTGTCGTTGCGAACAAGCATTGGTCTGTGGACTGCCTTCCTGTGTCTGGTCCTGGTTGCTACGGACGCGAGCTCCCTGGTCTGCTATATCACCCGATTCACCGAGGAAGCTTTTGCCGCACTCATCTGCATCATCTTTATCTACGAGGCGCTTGAAAAGCTCTTCCACCTCGGAGAGCATTACCCTGTCAACAGCCACAACGTCCTGGATAACCTCACATCATATTC GTGTCAGTGCTCTGAGCCAGCGAATGCCTCCGCTCAGCTCCTGCTGAAATGGAACCAGACGGGTTACAGTGCAGACTCCATACCGTGGAGTAGCTTCAATGTTTCG ATGTGTAAAATGCTCAACGGGGAGTTTGTTGGCACAGCCTGCGGTAACCATGGACCCTACATCCCAGATGTTCTCTTCTGGTCCATCATTCTCTTCTTCACCACCTTTTTCTTGTCCTCTTTCCTCAAGCAGTTCAAAACGGAGCGGTACTTCCCCaccaag gtgCGATCCACAATCAGTGACTTTGCTGTCTTCATAACTATCATGATTATGGTCTTGGTGGACTACTTAATGGGGATCCCTTCACCGAAACTAAACGTCCCTGATCGGTTTGAGGTAGgcggatttattatttttttgtatgtatatatcattGATGCAAATGATCTTCTTCCGAGTAGAAGTTTACCACTTTTCCAGGCTGTCCAAACTAAATCTGGCACACTTTTGCCATCTTTCCCCGCACAGCCTACTTCAAAGAACAGAGGCTGGCTGATGGACCCATTAGGCGAAAACCCCTGGTGGACGCTGTTGGTGGCAGCGCTTCCTGCCCTGTTGTGCACAATTCTCATCTTTATGGATCAGCAGATCACAGCTGTCATCATCAACCGCAAGGAGCACAAGCTCAAG AAAGGCTGTGGCTATCACCTGGACTTGCTGGTGGTGTCATTCATGCTTGGCGTGTGCTCCATAATGGGCCTGCCCTGGTTCGTGGCGGCCACCGTCCTCTCCATTTCGCACGTGAACAGCCTCAAGGTGGAATCTGGTTGCTCCGCTCCCGGAGAGCAGCCCAAGTTCCTCGGCATCCGGGAGCAGCGCGTCACCGGCTTCATGATCTTTGTCCTCATGGGCTGTTCGGTTTTCATGACATCTGCGCTCAAG TTCATTCCAATGCCAGTGCTGTACGGAGTCTTCCTCTACATGGGGGTCTCCTCTCTGAAAGGCATCCAA TTCTTTGACAGAATCAAGCTGTTTGGCATGCCTGCCAAACATCAGCCTGATCTTATTTACTTGCGCTACGTGCCGCTGTGGAAAGTCCATATCTTCACCCTGGTACAGCTCACCTGCCTGGTACTGCTCTGGGTCATCAAGGCCTCTGCTGCAGCCGTGGTTTTCCCCATGATG gttCTTGCACTGGTCTTTATCCGGAAGCTTCTTGACTTCTTCTTCAGTAACAGAGAGCTGAGCTGGCTCGACGACTTGATGCCAgagagcaagaagaaaaaagaggacgacaaaaaaaagaaagcgcggGCAAAGCTG gaAGCAGAGTCTCGATTGCAGGACGAAGAACTAGGACTGCCGGTCAGCTACGAGAGCTCCAACCTGCTCAACATCCCAGAAAAGACCCTCTCAGGGAG TTCTGAGCTTGATGCCATGGTTGTAAATACTGCTGATGAAATGGCCCAAAATGCGGCGTGGAGAGCAGTGAACTTGAGCAGCGACTCGCAAAGCCAACATAGTGGAAG CCGGGAGAAGGCGGCCTGCGTTAGAGTGGACATAAGCCCGGAAACACCAGGAGAAAGTTCCAATGCGGAGACCTTCTTGTGA